A DNA window from Brenneria izadpanahii contains the following coding sequences:
- a CDS encoding LysR family transcriptional regulator, whose protein sequence is MSIGKLPNLRLLHIFATVAKHQGYARAQQELNLTISAISNYMSELEEKLGFVLCRRGRGGFALTPKGEAFLQQTLYLMNNLENFDRYTATLQGEQGGILRLGVLDATVTDPVLSIADAIGRFSDRFPLVHINLQIKSPHALLQGILDNELDVAVGNFPLQGNSVIAHPLYREQHWLYCSDQHELFDVAHPKAAHVAQMRMVTRSYWSSSDLGKRGFKQSTATVESMEAQLLLILSGKYIGYLPEHYALPWVQRRRLRALLPTDYGYQAPFSLIFRRGRSKEALIRAIRDLLRSASKAQRTRL, encoded by the coding sequence ATGTCCATTGGAAAATTGCCTAATCTGCGTTTGCTGCATATTTTCGCCACCGTGGCGAAACACCAGGGCTATGCCCGCGCCCAGCAGGAACTTAACCTGACGATTTCCGCCATCAGCAACTACATGAGCGAATTGGAAGAGAAGCTGGGATTCGTACTCTGCCGGCGCGGCCGGGGCGGTTTCGCGCTGACCCCAAAAGGGGAGGCGTTTTTGCAGCAGACGCTGTATCTAATGAACAATCTGGAAAACTTCGATCGCTATACCGCGACGCTACAGGGAGAACAGGGCGGGATTTTGCGCCTTGGCGTGCTTGACGCCACGGTCACCGATCCGGTGCTCTCCATCGCCGACGCCATCGGCCGTTTCAGCGACCGGTTTCCGTTGGTGCACATCAATCTGCAAATCAAAAGCCCGCACGCGCTGCTGCAAGGCATTCTGGATAACGAACTGGATGTGGCGGTAGGCAATTTCCCGCTACAGGGCAACAGCGTGATCGCCCATCCGCTGTATCGTGAACAGCATTGGCTGTATTGCAGCGATCAACACGAGCTGTTCGACGTGGCGCATCCAAAAGCGGCGCATGTCGCCCAGATGCGTATGGTGACGCGCAGCTACTGGAGCTCGTCGGATTTGGGCAAACGGGGCTTCAAGCAGAGCACCGCCACCGTGGAAAGTATGGAGGCGCAGCTGCTGTTGATTCTGTCGGGAAAATATATCGGCTATTTGCCCGAGCATTACGCGCTGCCCTGGGTGCAGAGGCGGCGGCTGCGCGCGCTGCTGCCCACCGACTATGGCTATCAGGCGCCGTTTTCGCTGATCTTCCGCCGCGGACGCAGCAAAGAGGCATTGATTCGCGCGATACGCGACCTGC
- a CDS encoding purine-cytosine permease family protein, with product MSHSPMTIETFGIEQIPDDRRDASPLDLFRLTFGGANTFATSVLGSFPILFGLSFQAGFLAIIIGVVVGALILAPMGIFGALNGTNNAVSSGAHFGVHGRIVGSFLSLLTAVAFFSLSVWSSGDALIGGARRLLGVPENDVTLGLAYGMFATLVLIVCIYGFRFMLWVNKIAVFASSLMFLLGVFAFSGTFDPGFGGSLTLGEPGFWAAFIGAILLTMSNPISFGAFLGDWSRYIPRRTAKIRIMAAVFAAQLATLIPFVFGLCTASVVAAHAPQYIADNNYVGGLLAVSPTWFFLPVCLIAIIGGMSTGTTALYGTGLDMSSIFPRLLSRAQATLLIGVAAIAFIFIGRFAFNLVQSVSTFAVLIVTCTSPWIVIMIIGLIVRRGFYHADDLQVFTRGQRGGRYWFHHGWNWCGLGAWIPSAGAGLCLVNIPGQFVGPFGDLAGGIDVSLPVTLGLAALLYLALLRAFPEPAAVHGPYDFRWPAGASCE from the coding sequence ATGTCACATTCTCCTATGACCATCGAAACCTTCGGCATCGAACAGATACCGGACGATCGGCGCGATGCCTCGCCGCTGGATCTTTTCCGTCTCACTTTCGGCGGCGCCAATACTTTCGCCACCTCGGTGCTGGGCAGTTTCCCGATTCTCTTCGGCCTCTCTTTCCAGGCGGGCTTCCTGGCGATAATCATCGGCGTCGTCGTCGGGGCGCTGATCCTGGCGCCGATGGGCATATTCGGCGCGCTCAACGGCACCAACAACGCGGTATCCTCCGGCGCCCATTTCGGCGTCCACGGCCGTATTGTGGGTTCCTTCCTGTCTCTGCTGACCGCCGTGGCGTTTTTCTCTCTATCCGTCTGGAGCTCGGGCGACGCCCTTATCGGCGGAGCCAGACGTCTGCTGGGCGTTCCGGAAAATGACGTCACGCTGGGCTTGGCCTACGGCATGTTCGCCACGCTCGTCCTGATCGTGTGCATCTACGGTTTTCGCTTCATGCTGTGGGTCAACAAAATCGCCGTCTTCGCCTCCAGCCTGATGTTCCTGCTTGGCGTATTCGCCTTTAGCGGCACGTTTGATCCTGGATTCGGCGGCAGCCTGACGCTGGGCGAACCGGGATTCTGGGCCGCGTTCATCGGCGCGATATTGCTGACCATGAGCAACCCGATCTCGTTCGGCGCCTTTCTGGGAGACTGGTCGCGCTACATCCCGCGGCGCACCGCCAAGATCCGCATCATGGCGGCGGTGTTCGCCGCGCAACTGGCCACGCTGATCCCGTTCGTATTCGGGCTGTGCACGGCATCGGTGGTGGCCGCCCATGCGCCGCAGTACATAGCGGACAACAACTACGTCGGCGGGCTGTTGGCCGTCTCTCCGACCTGGTTCTTCCTGCCGGTATGCCTGATCGCCATCATTGGCGGCATGTCCACCGGCACCACCGCCCTCTACGGCACCGGGCTGGATATGTCGAGCATATTCCCGCGCCTGCTCAGCCGCGCCCAGGCGACGCTTCTCATCGGCGTTGCCGCAATCGCTTTCATCTTCATCGGCCGCTTTGCCTTTAACCTGGTGCAGAGCGTTTCCACTTTCGCGGTGCTGATCGTCACCTGCACCTCTCCGTGGATAGTGATCATGATCATCGGGCTGATCGTGCGCCGGGGCTTCTACCATGCGGACGATCTGCAGGTTTTCACGCGCGGCCAGCGCGGCGGACGCTACTGGTTTCATCATGGCTGGAACTGGTGCGGGCTCGGCGCCTGGATCCCCAGCGCGGGAGCGGGGTTGTGCCTGGTCAACATTCCGGGGCAGTTCGTCGGCCCGTTTGGCGACCTCGCCGGCGGCATCGACGTCAGCCTGCCGGTCACGCTCGGCCTGGCGGCGCTGCTCTACCTGGCATTACTGCGCGCATTTCCAGAGCCTGCGGCCGTTCACGGCCCTTACGATTTTCGCTGGCCGGCCGGCGCAAGCTGTGAATAA
- the speB gene encoding agmatinase encodes MEKQYPQPQGGNEMPRFAGRATMMRLPYSDGPQGLDAAFIGIPLDIGASQRAGTRYGPRHIRSESVMIRPYNMATGAAPFDALRVGDLGDVPINTYSLLKSVDIIEDYYTSLNDWPLIPLTLGGDHTITLPILRALTKKHGPVGLIHVDAHTDTNDEMFGEKIAHGTTFRRAVEEGLLDCRRVVQIGQRAQGYTSEDFQWGVDQGFRLIPAEQCWHRSLTPLMEEVRARMGDGPVYLSYDIDSLDPAWAPGTGTPEVGGLTSAQGLEIVRGCRGLNLVGCDLVEVSPPYDISGMTAQMGANLLYEMLCVLPGVAQR; translated from the coding sequence ATGGAAAAACAGTATCCGCAACCTCAGGGCGGCAACGAAATGCCGCGTTTCGCCGGACGCGCCACGATGATGCGTCTGCCATACAGCGACGGCCCGCAGGGTCTGGATGCCGCCTTTATCGGCATCCCGCTGGATATAGGCGCCTCCCAGCGCGCCGGCACCCGCTACGGACCGCGCCATATCCGCAGCGAGTCGGTGATGATCCGCCCCTACAACATGGCGACCGGCGCCGCGCCGTTCGATGCCCTGCGGGTGGGCGATCTGGGCGATGTGCCGATCAACACCTACAGCCTGCTGAAATCAGTGGACATCATCGAAGACTACTACACCTCGCTCAACGACTGGCCGCTGATCCCGCTGACGCTGGGCGGCGACCATACCATCACGCTGCCGATCCTGCGCGCGTTAACCAAGAAGCACGGCCCGGTCGGCCTGATCCATGTGGACGCGCATACGGACACCAACGATGAGATGTTCGGCGAAAAGATCGCCCACGGCACCACGTTCCGCCGGGCGGTGGAAGAAGGGCTGCTGGACTGCCGGCGCGTGGTGCAAATCGGTCAGCGGGCCCAGGGTTACACCAGCGAAGATTTCCAGTGGGGCGTCGATCAGGGATTTCGCCTGATCCCGGCCGAACAGTGCTGGCACCGCAGCCTGACGCCGTTGATGGAGGAAGTGCGCGCCCGGATGGGCGACGGCCCGGTATACCTTTCTTACGATATCGATAGCCTCGATCCGGCCTGGGCGCCCGGCACCGGCACGCCGGAAGTGGGCGGCTTGACCTCGGCGCAGGGGCTGGAGATTGTGCGCGGCTGCCGGGGGCTCAATCTGGTGGGCTGCGATCTGGTGGAAGTTTCGCCGCCCTACGATATCAGCGGCATGACCGCCCAAATGGGCGCCAACCTGCTGTATGAAATGCTGTGCGTGCTGCCGGGAGTGGCGCAACGATGA